In the Palaeococcus pacificus DY20341 genome, one interval contains:
- a CDS encoding MoaD/ThiS family protein codes for MRVKIKLYGDLALNHSPEFELEVREGSDVKELLRELKISVEEHHILVNERKVDESYKLKDGDVLKLLPVVYGG; via the coding sequence ATGAGGGTTAAAATTAAGCTTTATGGAGACTTAGCACTGAATCACTCCCCTGAGTTTGAGCTTGAGGTTAGAGAGGGTTCTGATGTCAAAGAACTCCTAAGGGAGCTTAAAATTAGTGTGGAAGAGCATCACATCCTTGTAAATGAGAGAAAAGTTGATGAGAGTTATAAACTCAAAGATGGCGACGTTTTAAAGCTTCTCCCTGTTGTTTACGGTGGTTAA